In the genome of Psychromonas sp. psych-6C06, one region contains:
- a CDS encoding SAM-dependent methyltransferase: protein MKLDRHAIGLAFLRGVESSFHHEVRFFEDTYALKLIPGTAFKLVSGLTKFRYFRNKIIKRYEKSVPGLYGNMVCRTRYMDEKLNEASLEGYKNVVIIGAGLDMRAYRIDGLESLNFFELDSAPMSDYKQKNIQPLIRTSQHVTYLPINLKNESLQQNLQEAGCDNTLKTLFIWEGQTQSLPETQVTSILKTVASFPKGSEIIFSYILKSLIPEYSQEEIEENLVKWQFGLEPQQVSAFLAKQGLQLVEDIDSIEFEKRYIQPSERALTCLKTEHTVLAKVNA, encoded by the coding sequence ATGAAATTAGATAGACATGCAATAGGGCTCGCTTTTTTACGTGGTGTTGAGTCATCATTCCATCATGAAGTGCGTTTTTTTGAAGATACCTATGCACTAAAATTAATCCCTGGTACTGCTTTTAAACTGGTTTCTGGCCTCACAAAGTTTCGCTATTTTAGAAATAAAATTATTAAACGTTATGAGAAATCGGTTCCTGGGCTTTATGGCAATATGGTCTGTCGCACGCGTTATATGGATGAAAAGCTCAATGAAGCCTCGCTTGAAGGATATAAAAATGTCGTTATTATTGGCGCTGGTCTGGATATGCGCGCTTATCGTATCGATGGTTTAGAGAGTTTAAATTTTTTCGAACTTGATTCTGCGCCCATGAGTGATTACAAACAAAAGAATATTCAGCCACTTATTCGTACTAGCCAGCATGTTACCTATCTTCCTATTAATTTAAAAAACGAATCCTTACAGCAAAACCTTCAAGAGGCTGGTTGTGACAATACATTAAAAACATTATTTATATGGGAAGGACAAACTCAGTCTTTACCGGAAACACAAGTGACGTCGATATTAAAGACAGTAGCAAGCTTTCCTAAGGGCAGTGAGATTATTTTTTCATATATTTTAAAAAGCTTAATCCCTGAATATTCACAAGAAGAGATTGAAGAAAATCTAGTAAAATGGCAGTTTGGGTTAGAACCACAGCAGGTATCTGCTTTTTTAGCTAAGCAAGGCTTACAGCTTGTAGAAGATATTGATTCAATTGAATTTGAAAAACGTTACATACAACCGAGTGAGCGTGCACTCACTTGTTTGAAAACCGAACATACCGTGTTGGCTAAGGTAAATGCTTAA
- a CDS encoding LysR family transcriptional regulator, with product MNLTHLAKIDLNLLVTLQALLEEESATRAANRLHLSPSALSKALNRLREALDDPLFLRTAHGLKPTAHALQLKEQLPDILQGLYQMTLPPSFSALTSQRTFSFAMVESAYETLLPAYIGPLLNQAPNINLDTYGWNEKSMQGLSKGELDFGITARDLHPTSDYRLNNLPAGINQTTLFTDEQVCLVRHGHPILEKVKQNKWGIEEYLSMKHVQVRCEGNDWWALDYHLATSNQHRLISSTLPDFYGAASVCAHTDLIFTLPSSFVPHAQKLYPLIQIPLPIDFSPLAYVLLWHQRNNDEPGHQWIRETICQSIKLQSSVT from the coding sequence ATGAATTTAACCCACCTTGCCAAAATTGACCTCAACCTATTAGTTACACTTCAAGCCCTGTTAGAAGAAGAGAGCGCAACCCGAGCCGCAAATCGTTTACACCTAAGTCCTTCTGCATTAAGCAAAGCACTAAATCGACTCAGAGAGGCTCTAGACGACCCGCTATTTTTACGGACCGCACATGGTCTAAAACCGACCGCACACGCTTTACAACTAAAAGAACAACTCCCCGATATTTTGCAGGGTTTATACCAAATGACTTTGCCACCGAGCTTTTCTGCGCTGACAAGTCAGCGTACCTTTTCATTTGCCATGGTGGAGAGTGCTTATGAAACATTATTACCCGCTTATATTGGACCACTTCTAAACCAAGCACCAAATATTAACCTAGATACCTACGGTTGGAATGAGAAATCGATGCAAGGACTATCAAAAGGAGAGCTTGATTTCGGTATTACAGCCCGAGATTTGCACCCAACTTCTGATTATCGATTAAACAACCTACCTGCCGGGATTAATCAAACAACGTTATTTACCGATGAACAAGTTTGCTTAGTGCGACATGGGCACCCTATCTTAGAGAAAGTAAAGCAAAACAAATGGGGTATTGAAGAATACTTGAGCATGAAGCATGTGCAAGTCAGATGTGAAGGGAACGATTGGTGGGCATTGGACTATCACTTAGCCACATCTAACCAACATCGTTTAATTAGTAGTACACTGCCAGATTTTTATGGTGCGGCCAGTGTTTGCGCACATACAGATTTAATCTTTACTTTACCTTCAAGTTTTGTACCTCACGCACAAAAGCTTTATCCATTAATACAAATTCCACTGCCCATCGATTTCTCACCTTTGGCTTATGTTCTTTTGTGGCATCAGCGAAATAATGATGAGCCCGGACATCAATGGATTAGAGAAACTATTTGTCAAAGTATTAAGCTGCAATCAAGCGTCACATAA
- a CDS encoding multidrug effflux MFS transporter: MRKTILPILMLMVMLSPLAIDIYLPSMPVMANEFNVSASQIQSTLVLFMFAMGVGQILIGPLADRFGRRPVALVGICLYIFSSLLAVFTHDFQLLQLARVLQGIAACATSIVVFSAVRDSFNSADSAKYYSYLNGVICVVPALAPTLGGILALQFGWRSTFVFMALFAVIVLMISAFKLPETRPKSDHNGGALYRWQRFKPVLNDPHFLFYSVACMVGMASILIYVSYAPDWLIRHLGVSEMSFSLLFGLNALINIIAAFVAPQVIKRYGNRPTAIIALLTLLISAVIQLTLQEIGPTAGLAAAFSFMLPMILLCIGFALLLGPATTMALSAFGERAGTASAMLGCIQMSGAALLAGGMQQTGLSAPYAVASLMGGLSLLLLTMMLIPQLNHWHQEQFS, from the coding sequence ATGCGTAAAACTATTTTACCAATATTGATGCTAATGGTTATGTTAAGCCCGTTAGCCATTGATATCTATCTTCCTTCAATGCCCGTGATGGCTAATGAGTTCAATGTTTCTGCGAGCCAAATTCAATCTACCTTGGTGTTATTCATGTTTGCTATGGGAGTGGGGCAAATATTAATCGGACCGTTGGCAGATCGTTTTGGCCGTCGTCCTGTGGCATTAGTGGGTATATGTCTGTATATTTTTAGTAGCTTATTAGCGGTCTTTACTCATGATTTTCAATTACTACAATTAGCAAGAGTGCTACAAGGAATTGCTGCCTGTGCAACCTCTATTGTTGTATTTAGTGCGGTACGTGATAGCTTCAATAGCGCCGATAGTGCTAAATATTATAGTTATTTGAATGGCGTTATTTGTGTGGTGCCGGCCTTAGCCCCAACACTCGGTGGTATTCTGGCCTTACAGTTTGGTTGGCGTTCAACTTTTGTTTTTATGGCTTTATTCGCGGTCATTGTATTAATGATAAGTGCTTTTAAACTCCCTGAAACTCGCCCGAAAAGTGATCATAATGGTGGTGCTTTATACCGCTGGCAGCGTTTTAAACCGGTGTTAAATGATCCTCATTTTCTTTTTTATTCTGTGGCTTGTATGGTTGGAATGGCATCTATTCTGATCTACGTATCCTATGCACCGGATTGGTTAATTCGCCATTTAGGTGTTTCTGAAATGAGTTTTAGTTTGCTCTTTGGACTAAATGCGCTGATTAATATCATTGCGGCTTTTGTCGCTCCACAAGTAATTAAGCGCTATGGTAATCGACCGACTGCCATCATTGCACTTTTAACTTTATTAATTTCAGCTGTTATACAGCTTACATTACAAGAAATAGGACCTACTGCTGGACTCGCTGCCGCTTTTAGCTTTATGTTACCGATGATATTGCTATGTATTGGCTTTGCTCTTTTACTGGGTCCTGCAACAACAATGGCGTTGAGTGCCTTTGGTGAACGAGCTGGTACTGCATCTGCAATGCTTGGCTGTATTCAAATGAGTGGTGCTGCATTGTTAGCGGGGGGGATGCAACAAACAGGGCTAAGTGCTCCCTATGCAGTCGCCAGCTTAATGGGGGGATTATCATTGCTGTTGCTAACCATGATGCTAATACCACAATTAAATCATTGGCATCAAGAGCAGTTCAGCTAA
- the pntB gene encoding Re/Si-specific NAD(P)(+) transhydrogenase subunit beta has product MSQGLITAAYIIAAILFIASLNGLSSQESARKGNLFGIIGMIIAVFATIASAQVSGLGYITIAMAVGAAIGVRLALKVEMTSMPELIAILHSFVGLAAAFIGFNSYLDHGILLGAAKTIHDVEVFLGIFIGAVTFTGSIVAFGKLSGKVNSAALSLPGKNWINIAAVTSSAFLLVAFVSGDLGLTALIIMTVIALAFGWHLVASIGGADMPVVVSMLNSYSGWAAAATGFMLANDLLIITGALVGSSGAILSYIMCKAMNRSFISVILGGFGNEDTSAAADQEYGEHIETNAQEVAESLKAAKNVIIVPGYGMAVAQAQYPVAEITKRLRDKGKNVRFGIHPVAGRLPGHMNVLLAEAKVPYDIVLEMDEINEDFPETDVVLVIGANDTVNPAANEPGTPISGMPVLSVWEASKVVVFKRSMGAGYAGVQNPLFFKENSEMLLGDAKASVDAILQNL; this is encoded by the coding sequence ATGTCTCAAGGATTAATTACAGCAGCATATATCATCGCTGCCATTCTATTCATCGCAAGCCTTAATGGCTTAAGTAGCCAAGAGAGCGCTCGTAAGGGTAACCTGTTTGGTATTATTGGTATGATCATCGCTGTATTTGCAACAATTGCAAGTGCACAGGTATCGGGTCTTGGTTACATCACCATCGCAATGGCTGTCGGCGCTGCAATTGGTGTGCGTTTAGCATTAAAAGTTGAAATGACTTCAATGCCAGAGCTAATTGCGATTCTACACAGCTTCGTAGGTTTAGCGGCTGCATTCATCGGTTTCAACTCCTACTTAGATCACGGCATCTTATTAGGTGCAGCGAAGACCATTCATGACGTAGAAGTGTTCCTAGGTATCTTTATTGGTGCAGTGACCTTCACGGGTTCTATTGTTGCCTTTGGTAAGCTAAGCGGTAAAGTAAATAGTGCTGCATTATCATTACCAGGTAAAAACTGGATCAACATTGCTGCGGTTACTTCATCTGCATTCTTGCTTGTTGCGTTTGTTAGCGGTGATCTAGGCCTAACAGCATTGATCATTATGACCGTCATTGCCTTAGCATTTGGTTGGCACTTAGTTGCATCTATTGGTGGTGCAGATATGCCAGTAGTTGTATCAATGCTTAACTCATACTCTGGTTGGGCTGCGGCTGCGACAGGTTTCATGCTAGCAAATGATCTACTTATCATTACCGGTGCATTAGTTGGTTCGAGTGGTGCGATTCTTTCTTACATCATGTGTAAAGCGATGAACCGCTCATTTATCAGCGTTATCTTGGGTGGCTTTGGTAACGAAGACACTTCTGCGGCGGCTGATCAAGAATACGGCGAGCATATCGAAACTAACGCACAAGAAGTGGCTGAATCACTTAAAGCGGCTAAAAATGTAATTATCGTACCAGGTTATGGTATGGCTGTTGCACAAGCACAATACCCTGTTGCTGAAATCACTAAACGTCTTCGCGATAAAGGTAAAAACGTTCGCTTTGGCATTCACCCTGTTGCGGGTCGTCTTCCAGGCCACATGAACGTATTATTGGCTGAAGCTAAAGTGCCTTACGATATCGTTTTAGAGATGGATGAAATTAACGAAGACTTCCCTGAGACTGACGTTGTATTAGTTATCGGTGCAAATGATACCGTTAACCCAGCAGCAAATGAACCAGGTACACCTATTTCAGGTATGCCAGTGTTAAGTGTTTGGGAAGCAAGCAAAGTTGTTGTCTTTAAACGTTCAATGGGTGCTGGTTATGCTGGTGTACAAAACCCTCTGTTCTTTAAAGAAAACTCAGAAATGTTACTTGGTGACGCGAAAGCTTCTGTTGATGCCATTTTACAAAATCTGTAA
- a CDS encoding Re/Si-specific NAD(P)(+) transhydrogenase subunit alpha has product MQIGIPREIQENENRVAATPKTVELLRKQGFTFLVETNAGANASFSDQLFSEAGAEISAETNAVLASDIIFKVNAPTESEIAQFKEGATLVSFIWPAQNPELLKKLEAKNISVIAMDSVPRTSRAQALDALSSMANIAGYRAVIESANQFGRFFTGQITAAGKVPPAKVLIIGAGVAGLAALGAAGSLGAIVRAFDTRPEVKEQVESMGAEFLVVDYQDEEEVSSDGYAKTMSEGYQQAQAAMMAEQAKDVDIIITTALIPGKPAPKLISEEMIKSMKAGSVIVDLAAQAGGNAALTVKDEIFTSENGVKIIGYTDLPSRLPTQSSQLYATNLVNLMKLLCKNKDGQIDIDFEDEVIRGATVVKEGEISWPPPAINVSAAPAAKAEEAKEAVVVEEKAPNKWIKPVAAIVGAGLFGWLATVAPTDFLAHFTVFMLACIVGYGVVWNVAHSLHTPLMSVTNAISGIIIVGALLQVGSDNVVVTVLSTIAILIATINIVGGFTVTHRMLKMFQKDK; this is encoded by the coding sequence ATGCAAATAGGTATACCTAGAGAGATCCAAGAAAATGAAAACCGCGTAGCAGCGACACCGAAAACGGTTGAGCTGTTAAGAAAACAAGGTTTTACTTTTCTTGTAGAAACAAACGCCGGCGCTAACGCTAGCTTTTCAGACCAATTATTCAGTGAAGCAGGTGCTGAGATTAGTGCAGAAACAAACGCTGTTTTAGCCTCTGATATTATCTTCAAAGTTAACGCACCAACAGAATCTGAAATAGCACAGTTTAAAGAGGGCGCAACTTTAGTGAGCTTTATCTGGCCAGCACAAAACCCAGAACTGCTTAAAAAACTAGAAGCTAAAAATATCAGTGTAATTGCAATGGACAGCGTTCCACGCACATCTCGTGCACAAGCACTTGACGCACTAAGCTCTATGGCAAATATTGCTGGTTATCGTGCCGTTATCGAATCAGCAAATCAGTTTGGTCGTTTCTTCACAGGTCAAATTACTGCTGCCGGTAAAGTACCACCAGCAAAAGTATTAATTATTGGTGCAGGTGTTGCCGGTCTTGCCGCACTTGGTGCAGCAGGAAGCCTTGGCGCAATCGTTCGTGCATTTGATACACGTCCAGAAGTAAAAGAACAAGTTGAAAGTATGGGCGCTGAATTCTTGGTTGTTGATTACCAAGATGAAGAAGAAGTTAGCTCAGATGGTTACGCTAAAACCATGAGTGAAGGATACCAACAAGCGCAAGCAGCGATGATGGCTGAACAAGCAAAAGATGTGGATATTATTATCACAACGGCGCTTATTCCTGGTAAGCCAGCACCAAAACTTATCTCTGAAGAGATGATTAAATCGATGAAGGCGGGTAGCGTAATTGTTGATTTAGCAGCTCAAGCAGGCGGTAATGCAGCATTAACGGTTAAAGATGAAATTTTCACTTCTGAAAACGGCGTGAAGATCATCGGTTACACTGACTTACCAAGTCGTCTACCAACACAATCAAGCCAACTTTACGCCACCAACCTCGTTAACTTGATGAAGCTACTTTGTAAAAACAAAGATGGCCAAATTGACATCGATTTTGAAGATGAAGTTATCCGCGGTGCAACGGTTGTTAAAGAGGGAGAAATCTCTTGGCCACCACCAGCTATCAATGTAAGTGCGGCACCTGCGGCAAAAGCTGAAGAAGCAAAAGAAGCCGTTGTTGTTGAAGAAAAAGCACCAAACAAATGGATTAAACCTGTTGCAGCTATCGTTGGTGCGGGTTTATTTGGTTGGCTTGCAACTGTTGCACCAACTGATTTCTTAGCACATTTCACGGTATTTATGCTGGCATGTATCGTAGGCTACGGTGTTGTTTGGAATGTTGCACATTCACTACATACTCCGCTTATGAGTGTAACTAATGCAATCAGTGGCATCATTATCGTCGGTGCATTATTACAAGTGGGTAGCGATAACGTCGTTGTTACCGTGTTATCTACCATTGCAATATTAATTGCAACGATCAACATTGTGGGCGGTTTTACCGTAACACACCGTATGTTGAAAATGTTCCAAAAGGATAAATAA
- a CDS encoding RluA family pseudouridine synthase, producing the protein MPHFVYNPPQKPYLDILYQDDDIVVLNKPSGLLSVPGREKKHADSLALRILRVWPTACVVHRLDLATSGIIVLAMRKSAQSHIGRQFQQKVIDKTYYARVEGVIEQDNGLVDLPIRCDWENRPRQIVDFDQGKSSQTQWKVLKREKLTTVVELTPLTGRTHQLRVHMQQLGHPIVGDDFYATQFGKCFSPERLALHAGSITLTHPSSEERITFHCAPPFLNETPN; encoded by the coding sequence ATGCCACATTTTGTCTACAATCCACCACAAAAGCCCTACCTAGATATCCTTTATCAAGATGATGATATTGTGGTGCTCAATAAACCTTCGGGATTATTGAGTGTACCTGGTCGAGAGAAGAAACATGCAGATAGTTTAGCACTTCGTATTTTACGTGTCTGGCCAACAGCTTGTGTGGTGCATCGATTAGATTTAGCCACATCAGGTATTATTGTTTTAGCGATGCGTAAGTCTGCGCAAAGTCATATCGGCCGTCAGTTTCAGCAAAAAGTGATTGATAAAACCTATTACGCGCGAGTTGAAGGGGTTATCGAGCAGGATAATGGACTAGTCGATCTACCTATTCGTTGTGACTGGGAAAACCGACCTCGCCAAATTGTCGACTTTGACCAGGGTAAAAGCTCACAAACGCAATGGAAAGTACTTAAACGCGAGAAATTAACCACTGTGGTTGAGTTAACGCCACTAACAGGGAGAACTCATCAACTCCGTGTACATATGCAACAACTTGGTCATCCTATTGTTGGTGATGATTTTTATGCAACACAATTTGGTAAATGTTTTTCTCCAGAGCGTTTAGCGTTACATGCAGGTAGCATTACATTAACTCATCCAAGTAGTGAAGAACGAATCACTTTTCATTGCGCTCCGCCCTTTCTCAATGAAACGCCTAATTAA